The following is a genomic window from Anas acuta chromosome 26, bAnaAcu1.1, whole genome shotgun sequence.
TTTATGAAGAGTTCAAAAGGCAGAGCCCCATTTGTTGGCAGCGTCCTTTGTAAGAAATGCTGTAAGAAACAATTGCTCAGGGATGAAAACAGCGAAAGAGTTGGTAGCAATAATTTCCCCACGCAGCTGGCTCCCTGCTCTTAGGGTTCCCTCATGCAAGAGAATGACGACTGGTGTCGTCAGCCGCTTTGTGCTCTAGGACTGGCCGCTTCAGTAGGGCAGTAGAAAAGACACACATTATTGGCTTATCGGGTGTAGCACGCAGAGGTCAAACCTAATTTGAGGTTTGGTGGCACTCTGGGGATGCGAATGTGGTTTTAGTCAAAGCTGCTCTGCTAAACTGGCTCCCCTTTATCGTTATGTGCaatttcccttccttctgcatGCACCCCTACGGCCAGAACTGCTCATTTTATTGATCGAAACAAAATGTTGTGAAAAAAGCAATGATCTCCTTGTGTTGAGTTTCGAGTGGTTTGGGTCCGGGGTAGAATTTGACATTTTAATAGCTGTCGAACTATGGGAAGCCTTGTACCTATTGAAGTGCGATCTCTGCGTCGGGTGTCCTCTCGGGAAGATAGATGCTATCGGCGTTTctttaaagaattaaatttgAGATTGTGCAGACGTGCTGGCTCgtgaaaaaggaaggaaaactgcaCCCATAGGGAAAAGCTTGCTTTTACCTTTGTGGGAGATGGCGCTGCTCTGATTAGAGCGTAAGGCTAATGAGGGCTCTGCTTATTAAAATCAAATGTGTGTCGCGTTATTCGTCAATACCTGCCAATCCTAcgtatttaatatttataacgAACTCTGCTGATGTGGGCTCTGCTCGAGTCTTAATCCTCCGCGTTGTGCAGAGCAATATTCTCCCTTTGCCAGCCGAATTAACTCTTCtgtttataattatataataaactTCACGTTTCCATTTCCCTTACCATGGAAGGGTTGTGCTAGGTTTTAATTCTTTCGTTTGCTTCGTGCCAGGATCCCGAAAGGTGACGGGTGATGCGTGGAgaggtgctgtgctctgccctgTAGGTCTGTGCTGGAGGTTTCCCTTTCCTAAGGCCCAGAACCGAGGCATGGTGCCCGTGCTGCTGACACGGAGGCATTAGGAGAGGCCTCTGATGCTTTGCAGTTGATGGCGGGGCGATGTGCTGGATGGTAAGCAGCAAAcgggcacagggcagggaggagaaataaaattaggAAGGGCCAAAGGAGGGGCACTGCAGTTCGGGATGCAAACTGGGCACTGCGAGTGGCTTGCTTTTGTACTTCCCCATCTGATGAGGACTGACTGTTTCAGATCATGTCCGAGTCAAAACCAGCGTGCCTTTCCCTTAGCAGCGTGGCCCAGAGGCTGTTTAAGGAGAGTGATTTCAGTGAGAGATGTAGCAAGGATTCATGCTCCTGCATTTGATTTGGGACTTGAGCTGTGTTCAGGTTTGTTCATTCTGACAGTCAGTCCTGTCTAGTGAGCAGTTTCCAAATAGAGGAACTTCCCCAAGTTCGATTTGCTTTTGTACTGAAGTTCAAAGGTGTCTTCCTGCTCGATTCCCGTAGAAAATAGAGACGTGGGCTTCTTTGTGTCCTTCAGCTGCAAGAGAAAACGCTTGATTAATGGTCAAGATCAAGAATTAGCAAGAAGCACTTGCAGACTGTGAGGCAGAGAGAACATTGCTTTTGGTGCTGAGTTTGCACCTGACTGCCTTTCTTTGTCACTTCTGCATTCGGTGACGTCTCaaagctgctctgagcagctctgtTGGAGTGGGAACAGCCTGGTAAAGGGGCGCTGCTGCTCTGAAGGTAGCCAGCTTGCAGCAGGGGCAGGTAACCAGCTAAAGTGGCACGAGATGCCCTGAATTTTCTTCATGCAGCAAATGGAGCTAATGACCCAAGAGCCATTTGTGGAGTTTAGGCATGAGATTGGTGATTTTAAAACACCAGAGGGTGGAAGATGGATGTGACCTGGAGAGCTGGCTGTGCCTTCCTGAACTGCGGCTTCATGAGAAGGTAACTCCTGTTAGAAGCAATTGAAAGCTTCGAGTTTTTGTCAAGCTGGGCTAGCTTGTGTGTGTGATTGATCCTCTCGCTCTTACTCTTGTGGCCAGGTTTCTGCTGTGGGGTGCAGCCCCCACAAGGCAGCAATTGCTGTATGAAATGGGTGACCCGCGGCCTGTCCCCACAGTGCCAAGTGGGATGAGTTTGGGTAGGGGTGCGAAGCATTGGTCTGGAAAATAAACTGACAGTCCTAGAGTTagaactgagattttttttatctattctcatgcctgaaaaaaaaatacatatatatatttaaaaaaaaaatgccgtAGGCTGCTTGTGAGTGAAGCCAGAGCTGCATGGAGCTGGTTTGAGCCGTCCCGGGTGGGGAGCTGTGGCTCCTTGCCACCACCCGATCTGCTGGCTGCCCGTTCCTGCCTTGCTTGTGTTTGGATTTTCAGCTGTGCGGGTACAATTGTCCGTCTGTCCGTGCTGTCAGCTGGATGAAGGGCCGGTGGCTGAATCCGGAGCGTTTCAGCGGTCTCCTGGTGCAGCTCAGGAGCTGGTGCAGCACAGCGAGGGGGGGTACAGCAAGAGTTAGGGAATGCTCGGTTGTGTTGTGTTGGGGGGGGGTATGGGAGCTGGAGAGTGTGCTGCCAAATCCGTAGCCTGAAACAATGGCCTGAGcgttggaaaacaaaaagcaaatctgAAATAACACTGAGATGAGATCAGTTTGCAGCCAAAGTTGTAGTGAGAAGTATTCTGTGGTTTGCGGCGGATGGAGCAGGAGGGTCTTCTGCCCGTGCCTgcttttctgtatgaaaaaacaaataaaaatgagaaagaacaaCAAATCTGCAGTTTAAACAGAAGGAGGAAATATTCCCAAGGTTAAAGAAGTCTGACTGAGAGTGCCTTTCTTCTGCTCGAGCTGTTAGCTCCAATACCCAAAGCCAAATGTTGTGGGGGGCTTGTTGGGACTACAGGAGGGTGGCTCAACGGGTTTTAGTCTCATTTCTCTTTGCTGAGCAGAGCAAGCAATAATGAACACAGGGATTTAAGAACATGCATGTAGTTGCTTTAGCAGCACGGAGAAGCCCCTGGTGTGACAGATATTGGGGCTGTCGAGGAGGAGAGCCCGGTGAGGAAGCAGCCTGCTGGACcagaggtggggaaggggtATGTCGGGGTCAGCTGGGAGCTTCAGCCCCAAAGCAGGGGAACTTCTACCATGAGATGtaccttttatttccataattCTTCTCAGTGAAGCTGCCTTTCATGTGCTAAAAATCTCCCTGCACTAATGTTTTCCTGTTAACATGGCAACACCTTGTGCGGAGGCAGAGATTTTTAGCTCATCCTTTACTTCTCGTGCCATCCAGAGCTCGTCCTGCTGGATGAAGTTCGGGTTTGTTTTGTGCCTTGTTGGTAGTATCAGCTGTCTTTTGCTCTCCCCTTTTTGTGGGGAACGTATTGATGgattaaatcattaaaatacaaCACACATGTGACCCCAGCAGGGACTGCAAGCAATTATTtacttagtgttttttttcttttctttgttttctgttttttagtAAAAACAGAGCAGCCTGTACAGTGCAGAGGCTCCTGGCAGGCAGGTAGCCGGGTGTTGTGCTCTTGACAAATGTTTCTCAAAGGGGGGGTTGCAGCCTTCCTCTGCAAAAGGTTGGATGTGATGGGGACACCTTGTTGCCCCTAATTACTGGTGGTGGTGTGGTTCCTCCCAGACACGACTGAGCTCTTGGCTATTGCTCTTGCTATTTCTCATTTCCATCTCTATGGAACTGAGCAGCTGCGAGCAACGAAAAGGtttggggctgttttggggctggggaagcaAGCTGTGAGTAGTGAAATCTGAGGTGTTGTCGATGTAACTTTCTCCTACATTTATCCGGCTGTACATCTCTGGGGCTTGCCTGCGAGGCAGCGTAGCAGCCAGGTAGCATTACTGCTCTGTGAAAATGCTGGTGCAAAGAactaattctgaaaataatgtcTTTTCTTCCAGTTGTGTTGATTGGAGACTCTGGAGTTGGGAAGAGTAATCTTCTGTCACGCTTCACGCGCAATGAGTTCAACCTGGAAAGCAAGAGCACCATTGGGGTGGAATTTGCCACCAGGAGCATCCAGGTGGATGGGAAGACGATAAAAGCACAGATCTGGGACACTGCAGGACAGGAACGATACCGCGCCATTACTTCAGCGTGAGTACTGTGCCTTCCTCAGGCCAGGAGCAGAATTGTGGCAGAGATAGTACAGATACACCTTCAGGTGgagaacaaataaaacacatttgggACCTGATGGAATCAGACCTTGCTGTAGATCCAAGTCATAAGCTAGCAAATAACGATATGTGAttaatacaatgaaaataagttttagATTCTAGTGATATTTTTATAGATAAATGATACCTTAAATCTTAAGTCTGGGAAATCTGTTGAGTCTTGTCgctggtttttttgtttgtttgtttgttttttacctgcCTTCAGTGTGCTGTCTTCATCACATGGAGTGTCATTTCTGATCAAAGCTGGGTGCTGTTTTGCATGAAGTTTGGGTCTAGGTATGGCAACTTACTGTACTGCAGGTGCCTTCTGGTCTTCATTACCGCCTCAATCTTGCAATTGAAGGCATTTTTAGGACAGTCTGCAGCCACAGACTCCCTTGAAATCTCAGTGAGTTGGAATTAGTCACAGCCCTGAAAATTAGGTCCAAGAGTGCATGCTGAACATCCAGTAAATAGGAGGTCACCTGTGGTAATGCTGACTGCAGCAATGGGCATGTCCCTATTTAAAACAGGGGTGCTGAGAAGCTTTCGGTGCACTTTGTTAGTCCTGACAGTGCCTTAATATGTAACCtctgatttaatttatttgtatgcAAATAGTAGGCAGAAGTATCttttagaggaagaaaactATTGGCAGGCCTGCTTATCCAGAACATATTCTGATCATGGGGTTGAAATGTTAGTGTTACAGATGTGTGTCATTGTTTAAAGGTTCAAACTTCTTGAATAATGCACAGATTGAGccatttatattaaatttaagaTGAGGGGTGTTTCTCTTGCTGAGGTGGATAGGGTAAGGCAAAACAGACGggagaaaaatagaagagcACAGACCAAAGGGAATAATCTGTAGAGAAGGAATGCAAAAGCAAATTAATGCAGGAGGAGATAAGTGGTGAGTtcaacttgcatttttttttttttaagagttgctagtttgtttttttctcaagtgTTTTTTGTGTTCTTGCTGCTGTAAAAGTTTAGCAGAAACTAAGTCCTGCGATGCTGCCTCTCCTTTTGCTGGTGCAGGCTCTTGCCTGACGCATTGCTAGGCCAGTTCAGCTTGCTAAGCCAGCAGAAGGCCAACCAGCAGTGAAAAGTGAGTGTTTTCTGCTGACTTAGTGCTCTGAATCACTTCAGTGATTGCTGCAcaggtgctggcagagcagaggagtAATGGTGGGATTGTGTGGACAATGGGTACGGACATCATAGGGACCTGATCTGGGGTGATTATGGTGTCTTGAGCTCTTGGCTTGAGTTGAAATGGGCTAAGACCTGCCTCAGTTTGCCCTTAGCAAACTGTTCTTAGTTTACAGGCTTGTGGATTTGTTAGTACAGCCTCGGTCTCCCTCTCAATTTTTTAGAGGGGCAGGAGATGTTTGGAAGATCAgcaacaaatacattttactaGGGGTTATCTTTCCTAGTTGAAAGATAAGCTATAACTTCACAAAAACCTTCTCATAGTGCTGACTCTGAAATGCACTGTGAGTTTTCTTGCACCGTTTTAGTAGACTAAAAGCATCATAGCTTCTGCAGTCTTCATTttgttaaatgcatttaaattttctagaaatgccattaaaaactgcatttggAACTTGTTTTTAGGagataatttttaaaggaaaaaacaaaacaccgcCAGCACAACTTTCTAAATGGGAGGGAAcgtttttcacttttttagcAGTGAACAGCACAGAAGAACGAGATAGCAGGTTTGGTGTAACACGGCCAGATTTCTTTAAAGACGTGTGCCTTTTGTGGTTCCAGGTATTACCGTGGTGCCGTTGGGGCCCTTCTCGTCTATGACATTGCCAAACATCTCACCTACGAGAACGTGGAGCGTTGGCTAAAGGAGCTCAGAGATCATGCAGACAACAACATTGTCATCATGCTGGTGGGTAATAAGAGCGACCTCCGCCATCTGAGAGCTGTGCCCACCGATGAGGCCCGGGCTTTTGCAGGTTTGTAGGCAGTGTGTTCTGGGCTGGTGCTTTCTGAACTTGTGTGTTGGTGCACACTGGAATCATGTTGTTGTTGTCCAGGACTGAACTTTTACCTTAAGTTTTATTTtggcctaaaaaaaaaaacaaagatattgAGACTTTGTAGATGAAAATATCCTGGCTTATTAATAGTGtatggtggatttttttttaaatctgttggTAGGACATGTTTGTGAAGTGCTGTCCTTGAGCTGCCTGATATCTGAAGCATAAACATGTCCTCTAGCAAGGCTAGAAACAGTAAGCAATGTTTAGAGGAGAAAATAtcacaatataaatataaaatatcacaATACAAAATGTCTTTCCCTCCTTCCTAGAGGCCTGGTTCTATGGAGAACTGCAAATGAATTCTGAACCTTCTCTTAGATGGTGCAGTTTCTGCTCCAGAGCACTAATGTGTGTGGTAGTGTCATCTAGTTTCATTGAAATGCAATGATAATCAGACTTGGAGATTACCGATTGTTGGGAAAAGTCTAGTTGGTGATGTGAGCTGCTCCCTCTGCATTACTTCTATCTCTCTCTTCCTTACCTTACAGAGGATCGGTCAAATATTCTTTTTGCCTGTATAGGCCAATGGACATTCAATTTACTGTTGTGTGGCTGTCAGGTTTGAGCTGGAATTTAAATATGCAGCTTTTAAATTCCTTCTAGGAgtataaacatttttctgaaatttgctAGTAAGCGAGTGCCCCGTGTTTAGTGAAGCTGctttaaattttcaaataaatgaaagagtCATAACAAATTTGGTAGACACTCTGAATAGAGCATTGCTGTGATTATTTGGTTCAGCAACTTACTTTTTTGCCCCTAACTTCCTACTAAGGCTGTTTTAAATATCTCATGATGGTGCAGGTGTTGCAGTTGCTCTGCCTTGTATGCCTGTGTCTGGGTAGTGCTGTGCCACTCCAGGCTGGATGTTTGGTTGCTCATCACAGTTGTTAACTATGTGtagatatatattttgcattccaaaaggcaagaaaaaatagATTGCATCACCAAGAGGTTTACTGTAATTTGGAGGTAGGGTCTGTTTAAGAAAGCATAGATCTGTTGGTCTGGTTTGGGATGCAGAGGAGTATTTTGATTCCCCTTTCAGCTAACGTGTGTTAGCCTGTGCTCTTGCTGAAGGTACTTCTAGGAGTGATCTGTAGCCAGATGGGAATAACATTGTGTGAGGCTGGAGAAAACGCATTGCTTGACTAAATGAGTGCAGTGAGGAAAATATTCTCACGCTGCGGAGAGGCAGTGGTcaaaggtgctgctgctgaaaggctTGTAGCTGATTAAGTGGTGCACCTAATTGCTCCCATTGTAactggggtggggtgggagggggacCTAGGTCTTGGCTGACTTGgcctaaaaaaataaaggtgaaaaccccaaataaaagcaaaataaagtgtttttaaaattattaactgAACCATTTGTtgtttattacagaaaaaaataacttatctTTTATTGAAACTTCTGCTCTGGATTCAACAAATGTAGAAGAAGCCTTCAAGAACATCCTTACAGGTATGGTTTGTTAGGGATTGAGAGGACCTGCTGAGGTAGTGATCCTTTCTAACGGGCACTGTTTGCAGTTATCAAGactgttttggaaatgaatgtTGGGAATGCTGGGAATGATGATTTGTTTGCAAACCACCTAATCTTACCTTGTGTTCTTGCTCTCAAACCCCACGTGCCTTTCTGCCAAAGAATCTGGAGATGTTCTAGGCTCCTCATGTCATTGCAGTTGGTTTGCTGTAAGGACACGAGTAGGGGTTGTTGTAAGGGTTGCAAGCAGCTATGCACCAACAGCGTAGTGGTACGCAGGCTGCCTTCTGGGAATGTCCCCTACCAGTCCCAGGAATTGTCTGCGAATGTGATAGCGGTCACGGGCCAAAATGAAGCCAAGGATCCTGATTTCCTCTGCCCAGGAATGTTCCTCGGCATGTGTAAGTGGTGTAGATGAGTGCATGGTGTCTGGTTGCAATTTCAGGACTCGCTGTGGGAATACCACGTGGCTTATGCAGTGGATCCACTGTGCGTAGTATCAGAGGTACTCCAGGTAGTAGCATTATCCTACTTGCCAAGCCCCTGTCTGAAAGAGGACAAAAGCATTTCCATTCCTTTAGGTGGGAATTGTTgcctgcatttattttcttgctcctGGAATAAGGGAGTGCCCTGCTGCATGAGACCTAGGAGTCACCAGCAAAGCTTTATTACTGTAGACACACCAAGTCCTCCTTGCTGTactaggcaaaaaaaaaaaggggggggggggaggaatgaTGAAAGGCATGATGAAAGCCCTTCCGCTGATTAGCTCACAGGGGTTTCCAGCTGGTGTTTTGCAAACTAAAGCTGAGCAATAATTTGGCTGCTGGAAGAGTGCAGCTCAGTTTTATGCTAAATACAACACATGGGGAACTTGCTGTTTCCCTGACAGTGAGGTGGGCCCAGAAGTATGAGTGGTGTGGTCAGCAGGTAGCAGGAGCAAGAAGGATGTGTACTGTGAGGTGTGCAGGCTGCAGGCTACGAAAGTGGGAAGCACACAGAGCAAGAGAGATGCTTAAGATAACTCCGCTGAGATAAGCAGTGCTTATTTGGGTGACTTCTTGGGGTATAGTTGGGTGGGGAACTTCTGCAGTGGGTCTGGCCTGACCCTACTCTAACTTCAGTTAGCTGCTGGTTTGCGTGAGGTGCTGGGGTGTGTCAGCACTGCGTGCTCGAGCGCTCTCTTCCAGGGGATGCATTATTTTGGCACTGCTCTGAAGTGACTGCATTTGGATAGCTCAGAGCCCGAGCTAATCCTTGGAAGCAGAGTTCTGGGAACCATGGTGCAGGCACATCCGAGCATGTTTGAAGGAAGGCAGCACGGGCCTGCAGGCCTGCTGAGCTGGAGCTAACAAACCCCAGTAAACTCGAGCATGCTCTGCCTTCGCTCTGCGTTCTGCAGTAGTCATATTATGAGGAATTCTGTGCTGAGGGATGttctggcacttttttttttttaatggataagGAGGAATTTATAGCTACACTTTTTGTTAGTCCAGTCTCAAAATGCTATTTGATGTGATAGGGAAGTTACCTGTTGATGTTTGAAGGCATAGTCTTATGCTCCTAAAAGCAGAATTGGAAGTAATGGGTAATtagcaaaaaaaatctttaaatttcAATTTGACTTAAGTGGGAAGAGAGCTGTCAAAGAGGCATTGAATTACCGTGCTACCTCTGTCTGCCTCATGCAGCCTGAATCTTTTCTTAGAGGGGAGAAAAATCCATACAATTTGTCAGCTTGTTTGTACTCTCTTGAAAAGCTCTTTAAGATCCATGACATGGACACTGGGCGAGGTCCAGTTCCTGGCTTTTGCTTACCGTAGCTGAGTTCTGGGAGGATAAACTATTTGTGTGTTCTCCCCCCTGTATGCCATTTGGTGAGGTTGTGCCTAATTTGTGTCCTACTGCCCCTCAAGGTGACCATTTTCTGAGCTTTGTTGTGAGGAGATACTGGTGATACTGGTGGCAGGTAGGTGGGAAGGAGCCTTTGTTCTGGTGCTGCTCGGTGATCAGGAAGTGTCTGGTGTATGTTGGTTGTTGGACACTGACCAAAAAATGGGCTTTTTGTTACTGTTCCTTGATTACAGGCAAATGAGGACCTATTACTGGGAAAACAGCTGAGTTTCAACACTGAATTCTGTGGGTGAAACCGGAATTCTCTCTCAGGCTTGTTTCGCAGAGGTGCGGGGGTAAGCAGGGAGAAGAGGATCAGTAGGTCTggtgctgcccagctctgctgatACCAAAAGCGTGTTGCAGTGGGAGGAAGATGACCAAgaaggaggcaggcaggagaaaaaaggatAGCTAAgctgcttctaaaaaaaaaaaaaaaaagcatggacTTAAAATTGGTTACATTCTCCTGCCCAGCAGGATTTGGATGTTACCAGAGCTGCTGGTGAAGTTATTGGAGGATATTGCTGTTGAGACAAAGCTGTAGAGAAGACAAGACCGCCTAGGGCCTGAGCTCTTGTGCAGGGCAGCCTTGAGAGCAGGCACGTTGCTTTTTCTTGGCTGGACCCAAGGCAGCCTGTCTGGAACTCTGAGATGCTGTCAGTGGGGTctgtgctctgctcagctgtCACCATCCATCCTGTACTTTCCTTGCAGTGTTGTCCCAAGACTGACCCTGGGTAGAGAAGATGGCCAAAGGTTCTTCTAGGAGAGAGCTGTCCAGTGCTGTCTTCTGTAACAGATAAGGTGCTTCAGGAGCCAGAACTTGAGCTGAGGTCAGGCCTGGGCAAACTGAACTCAAAGCACGGCCTCTTGGCAGCATCCTGGGCTCCCAAGGGTGCTGAGATTAGCCAGCTGAGGTACAGGGGGGATGTAACTAGTGTGGCTGAGTAGCCCTAAAAAGGCTGTTCCTACTGGGGGGCAATCGTCCCTctgagggaggaaaagaaacaaaagaaaatgtgctgtgcagagcagtAAGCTGGGTGAGACCACAGTCAACTTGgagggaaaggagcagcaggacaggagtTCCCTTGGTGGCCACCAGTTTGAGGGAGGCTTTGGTAATAACTCTGAACAGCTAGTATTAAAATACACCACTGAGCACAAACGAGGGTGGATGTCATCGTCTCTCCTTTTCCCTAACAGCAAAAAAGGGCTGAAGGTAGCAAGGGGATCAGTCTTGGGTTAAAAGATTCCATTTGAAACAGGGTAAATATGTGCAgattctttaaaatgcaaacaaaacaaaaaaaaacacccaaacaaaGCTTCACAATTCCCCGTGATTTTTAATCTTTGATAAAGACTTGGCTGTTGCTGTTTTGAGGCTGTGGCTCTATGAATGTGACCATAATATTTACCGCAGACTTCCAGGGAGGTGCTTGCCCTTTTCCTGTGTTACAATGGAGGGAAGTTGGAACGAGGACTTAGCCAGCgaaataaatgatttaaaaatatttcaacttgACTTATTTTTACTGACTCCGCAGTTGAGATGGTTTGTTTCTGAAAGCTAACCTGGCAGTCTCTCTTCAGCAGTTACGGCTTCGTGAATCCCTGTGCTCTCAGGCATAATTTGAGTCAAAGAAATCAATTCTTTCAGGAAAGGCATTTTCAGATCAGTATGGGGCCTTCTGGGACCTCGTGTCTTTTTTACTGCCATAGGTGGGAAAAATGAATTGTTACAGGGAGGAACAAGGGTTTCTGTCACTTGGTAGGGACAGCTTGCCAGAAGCTAAAGGGTGAACTAGATACTGTCAATGCTGCTGCATGGCGATGTTTTGCAAGCATCCTGTTGAATAATGTTTTAGATAACATTGccaatttttataaaaaaaaaaaaaaaaaaaaatccccccaaaaagaTTCCCTGTTCTAGAAACAAGCATTGCTGCTCCTTTCTCATTTAACAAGCATTTTAGTAATATCCATGTTCATGGAATCATTGCAAAGAACATAGGAAGGAGCTGTCGTGGAAGACAGTAAGGAATCTTGTGTTGCTGATTTttccaggcagagctggagtATCCATTACAGAGCTGGAAAGCCAGCCAGATGTTACACTGCACAGCTGCTCAGACCAGATTCCTTTTCACAGCTCCCAAGCTAAAATCTTCTCCTTCCTGGGTTCAACCATCTTCTTTGACAGCTTGCTTTGAGACATGCACATGCTCTGTTGAAGAGAGAGAGTCTCTTCCTAGGCTCTAACAAGTCTGTTCTCATTTCAGAAATCTACCGCATTGTTTCGCAGAAGCAGATTGCAGATCGGTCTGCACACGATGAGTCTCCTGGCAACAACGTAGTCGATATCAGTGTCCCACCAACCACCGATGGACAGAAATCCAACAAACTCCAGTGCTGTCAGAACCTGTGACCTCCTGTAGATGACTCTTGTGCCCCTCACTTCGTCTGTGCTTCATTTAGAAACTTGTGTGCACTTCTTTATCTCCTGTGATTCAGTgactccctctcccctccttttccccatCCCAAGCTCCTCCTTTCATCTTAGAGCTTTAATTGTAGGGCTAACATTCCCTTGCCTCTGAAATCCCCTTGAATGTGATGACTTTTGGGCTTGAAATGTTGGCACTGATCTGATAGACATGTTTGTGTTGGAACATCTGCTGCTGGATATTATCCCATGAAACACTCTCCTCAAATGGTTCTGGGTTTTCTTTCTGGGAGAGAAGCCATGGGGTCTTGACTATAACAGTTGAAGAAATAACTACATTTAGGTTACAAGGTTTTTTCCTCCCATAGTCAGATTTTTCTCTCACGTTTCTGTAAACATAGgggagaaattaaaagaaaatagctaTCCTA
Proteins encoded in this region:
- the RAB11B gene encoding ras-related protein Rab-11B, giving the protein MGTRDDEYDYLFKVVLIGDSGVGKSNLLSRFTRNEFNLESKSTIGVEFATRSIQVDGKTIKAQIWDTAGQERYRAITSAYYRGAVGALLVYDIAKHLTYENVERWLKELRDHADNNIVIMLVGNKSDLRHLRAVPTDEARAFAEKNNLSFIETSALDSTNVEEAFKNILTEIYRIVSQKQIADRSAHDESPGNNVVDISVPPTTDGQKSNKLQCCQNL